One segment of Carya illinoinensis cultivar Pawnee chromosome 13, C.illinoinensisPawnee_v1, whole genome shotgun sequence DNA contains the following:
- the LOC122291722 gene encoding glucan endo-1,3-beta-glucosidase-like has translation MAIPCDLFPLLFMFFFSLNHLIHHSSASYSIGVNYGTVADNLPSPSQVATFLKTQTTIDRVKIFDANPDILRAFSNSSIYVTVTVGNGDVPSLAKLPAAQSWVASNIVPFYPQTKINRIAVGNEILATSDKSLIAHLLPAMKALKQALDLANVTGIQVSTPHSLGILSASEPPSSGRFRRGYDRAIFAPILEYHRQTKSPFLINPYPFFGFTARTLNYALFRPNGGVFDNVTGFNYTNMFDAQLDAIYSAMKKLGYEDVDIVVAETGWPSVGDPNQPDVNLENALSYNGNLVKHVNSGKGTPLMPNRTFETYLFSLFNENLKPSTSERNFGLFNPDLTPVYNVDILRNKQAMGPSPATAPGPTSTPATTQGPTPTPAGDSGRKWCVPKPGTTDEALQANMDYVCSKGVDCKPIQDGGPCFNPNTVRSHASYAMNAYYQAFGRHDFDCDFNHSGVLTTTDPSYQTCTYPFQDLNLKLEQSVAVGLMNCCMTRLFYSLASCMIGIQFFSSLI, from the exons ATGGCAATACCTTGTGATCTCTTTCCACTCctttttatgttctttttctCACTTAACCACCTCATCCACCACTCCTCCGCCTCCTACTCCATCGGCGTAAACTATGGCACCGTCGCCGACAACCTCCCATCACCTTCCCAAGTCGCCACCTTTCTCAAAACCCAAACCACCATCGACCGCGTAAAGATCTTCGACGCCAACCCAGATATTCTCCGCGCCTTCTCCAACTCCAGCATCTACGTCACCGTCACCGTCGGGAACGGTGATGTTCCCTCCCTCGCCAAGCTCCCCGCCGCCCAGTCCTGGGTCGCCAGTAATATTGTCCCGTTTTACCCTCAGACTAAAATCAACCGCATCGCTGTCGGTAACGAAATCCTTGCAACCTCAGACAAGAGTTTAATCGCGCACCTTTTACCGGCTATGAAGGCTTTGAAGCAGGCCTTAGACTTGGCAAATGTTACCGGTATTCAGGTCTCCACGCCCCACTCTTTGGGTATACTGTCCGCCTCGGAGCCACCGAGCTCAGGGCGGTTCCGACGCGGGTATGATCGAGCCATATTTGCTCCGATTCTAGAGTATCACAGACAAACCAAGTCCCCCTTCCTGATCAACCCCTACCCGTTCTTCGGTTTCACGGCCCGGACATTAAACTACGCACTCTTCAGGCCAAACGGTGGTGTTTTTGACAACGTCACGGGGTTTAACTACACCAATATGTTCGATGCGCAGCTCGACGCGATTTATTCGGCAATGAAGAAGTTGGGGTACGAGGATGTGGACATCGTGGTGGCCGAAACAGGTTGGCCCTCGGTAGGTGACCCGAACCAACCGGACGTGAACCTGGAGAATGCGCTGTCCTACAACGGTAACCTCGTGAAGCACGTGAACTCCGGTAAGGGCACACCGTTGATGCCGAACCGGACCTTCGAGACTTACCTCTTCTCTTTGTTCAACGAGAACCTCAAACCGAGCACTTCGGAGCGAAACTTCGGATTATTCAACCCGGATCTTACTCCCGTTTACAACGTCGATATTTTACGAAACAAGCAG GCAATGGGCCCCTCTCCGGCTACAGCACCGGGGCCTACATCAACACCGGCTACTACACAGGGGCCTACACCAACACCGGCTGGTGATTCCGGTAGGAAATGGTGCGTGCCTAAACCGGGCACGACGGATGAGGCGCTGCAGGCGAACATGGACTATGTGTGCAGCAAGGGAGTGGACTGCAAGCCGATACAGGACGGTGGGCCATGTTTTAACCCCAACACTGTGAGATCACACGCATCGTACGCCATGAACGCTTATTACCAGGCCTTCGGTCGCCACGACTTCGACTGCGATTTCAACCACAGTGGAGTCCTCACCACCACCGACCCCA GTTACCAAACATGTACGTACCCATTCCAAGATCTGAATCTAAAGTTGGAGCAGTCGGTGGCAGTTGGCTTGATGAATTGCTGCATGACAAGGCTATTCTATTCGTTAGCTTCCTGTATGATCGGGATACAGTTCTTTTCTTCTCTGATTTGA
- the LOC122290939 gene encoding uncharacterized protein LOC122290939 translates to MDEASSYDSTQPPSHPWEPMCDHNTGGVDNPTEPDQVTSPNIEAEPTGVQISEDIPKEPVVNQAQRRRGREPAKCTEFEKLRKHGKVLWKINNGEATPCCSNANMFTTRLTWIVKHQCDMSYPRWSDVPQAHKDELIDRVRGDFELDWELENHRLTVMKQLRKRFNAFRHELHRIYLSYASHDEALANGTVLVSPLVWVKLCGRWGSEAFKKISTKNRESQKKLVINHTAEGYGWKAGYSITRATN, encoded by the exons ATGGATGAGGCCAGCTCATATGACTCTACCCAACCCCCAAGCCATCCATGGGAGCCCATGTGCGACCACAACACTGGAG GTGTGGACAACCCCACGGAGCCAGATCAAGTGACCTCACCCAATATAGAGGCAGAGCCTACAGGAGTTCAAATCA GTGAGGACATCCCCAAGGAGCCCGTAGTAAACCAGGCTCAGAGGAGACGTGGACGTGAGCCAGCCAAGTGcactgaatttgaaaaattacggAAGCATGGAAAGGTGCTGTGGAAGATAAATAATGGAGAAGCGACACCATGCTGTTCAAACGCCAACATGTTTACAACACGATTAACATGGATAGTCAAACATCAATGTGACATGAGTTATCCAAGATGGAGTGATGTACCCCAAGCACATAAGGATGAGTTAATCGATCGTGTTCGG GGGGATTTTGAACTTGATTGGGAATTGGAAAACCATCGATTGACAGTAATGAAACAGCTTCGGAAGAGATTTAATGCATTCCGCCATGAATTGCATaggatatatttatcatatgccAGCCACGACGAAGCATTGGCTAACGGCACTGTTTTGGTCAGCCCCCTTGTTTGGGTTAAGCTATGTGGTAGATGGGGTAGCGAGGCCTTCAAG AAAATATCTACTAAAAATCGGGAGAGTCAGAAGAAGCTGGTTATTAACCACACAGCAG AAGGATATGGTTGGAAAGCTGGATACTCTATAACCAGAGCAACGAACTGA
- the LOC122292601 gene encoding CAX-interacting protein 4-like, with translation MPATAGRVRMPANNRVHSSAALQTHGIWQSAIGYDPYAPTKDEGKTSASHSSMNAEPESDNAYASFQGLLALARITGSNANEARGACKKCGRVGHLTFQCRNFLSIKDDIKDKDPEAIEAAALAELDKLKGNVGKMKGKSAVESSDESDEEDSESSDSGVDSEIERIIAVRNGKKISGKGRLLRKKDLDEDESDTDSESKKRGRSKKRSGKRGNGNSDDSDGGRKRRKKRRNKDESSDKDFEYRRRHRKSRKEKRRRRSHRHSDNSDSDASEDSGRERKRTSRRVASPSDSDSSGLDDSWVGRDKKRYEKKSRKRRHYEDA, from the coding sequence ATGCCGGCTACGGCGGGTAGGGTTCGCATGCCAGCCAATAATCGGGTGCACAGTAGTGCAGCCCTCCAAACCCACGGTATATGGCAGAGTGCGATTGGTTATGACCCATACGCACCCACCAAGGATGAAGGCAAGACCTCTGCAAGCCACAGTTCAATGAACGCTGAACCAGAGTCTGATAATGCATATGCAAGCTTCCAAGGCCTCCTGGCTCTTGCCCGTATAACTGGATCAAATGCCAATGAGGCCCGTGGGGCCTGCAAGAAGTGTGGCCGTGTTGGACACCTCACATTTCAGTGCAGGAATTTTCTGAGTATTAAGGATGATATTAAGGATAAAGACCCAGAAGCTATCGAGGCTGCAGCTTTGGCTGAGTTGGATAAGTTGAAGGGGAATGTGGGTAAGATGAAAGGGAAAAGTGCAGTTGAGAGCTCTGATGAGAGTGATGAAGAGGATAGTGAGAGTTCAGATTCAGGTGTAGATTCAGAGATTGAGAGGATTATTGCTGTGAGAAATGGGAAGAAGATTAGTGGCAAGGGTCGGTTGTTGAGAAAGAAGGATTTAGATGAAGATGAATCGGATACAGATTCAGAAAGTAAGAAAAGAGGGAGATCTAAGAAGCGGAGTGGGAAGAGAGGAAATGGTAATTCGGATGATTCGGATGGAGGTAGGAAGAGGAGAAAGAAGCGCAGAAATAAGGATGAGTCCTCAGACAAGGATTTCGAGTATCGGCGACGGCATAGGAAGAGTAGGAAGGAGAAGAGGAGGCGGCGAAGTCACCGGCATTCAGACAATTCTGACTCTGATGCATCTGAGGACTCTGGTAGAGAGCGCAAGCGAACAAGCAGGAGGGTAGCTTCACCATCTGATTCAGATTCAAGTGGTTTAGATGATTCATGGGTCGGCAGGGACAAGAAGAGATATGAGAAGAAGAGCAGAAAACGACGTCATTACGAGGATGCGTAG
- the LOC122291721 gene encoding pentatricopeptide repeat-containing protein At4g11690, whose amino-acid sequence MPRSHQALVLVQKMVKSPPLKALSLLNSSTIHGLQHNHESLSFILHHILTSNMLSYAQSLILQILSGRISSPVFTPSSLLHYLTQTRSNLDSNHVHLYEAIINAHVLSQLPEQALFYLNMMIDKGLVPGPYTFSKLLGCLIKSNCFEKACAVFNEARGKVQMDVYSFGIMIKGCCEAGDLKKGFELLVQLEEMGFSPNVVIYTTLIDGCCKIGDIERAKELFHEMGELGLVANQYTYTVLINGFFKKGLNKEGFELYEEMGRNGVFPTIFTYNCIIYEYCNDGRTTRAFDLLDEMRERGVVCDVVTYNTLIGGLCREMRVWEAEKLVDQMKRVGISPNLITYNMLMDGFCNIGKLEKASNLFDRLKSIGQCPTLVTYNVLIAGFCRVGNSVQASDLIREMEERGISPSKVTYTILIDASVRSGDMEKAFRIYYSMERAGLVPDVYTFAVLIHGLCIKGNMKEASKLFESMSKMHLEPNDVIYNTLILGYCKEGSSYRALRLLQEMGQNGLVPNVASYSSTIGVLCKDGKWTEAEILIKSMTESGLKPSISVYNMISQAKNNS is encoded by the coding sequence ATGCCGCGATCGCATCAAGCTCTCGTCCTCGtacaaaaaatggtgaaaagccCGCCATTGAAAGCTCTTTCACTCCTCAATTCCTCAACTATCCATGGCCTCCAACACAACCACGAATCCTTATCCTTCATCTTACACCACATTCTCACCTCAAACATGCTATCCTACGCCCAGTCTCTCATTCTACAAATACTTTCTGGTCGAATCTCATCTCCTGTGTTCACTCCTTCGTCTCTTCTCCACTATCTAACACAAACTCGTTCGAATTTAGATTCAAACCATGTTCATCTCTATGAAGCAATCATTAATGCCCACGTTCTATCTCAATTGCCAGAGCAAGCGCTCTTCTACTTGAATATGATGATTGATAAGGGCCTTGTGCCTGGACCATACACTTTCAGTAAGCTTTTGGGTTGTCTTATCAAGTCAAATTGTTTTGAGAAAGCATGTGCTGTTTTCAATGAAGCACGGGGTAAGGTTCAAATGGATGTGTATAGTTTTGGGATTATGATTAAAGGTTGTTGTGAGGCTGGTGATTTGAAGAAAGGGTTTGAGCTTTTGGTTCAGTTGGAGGAAATGGGCTTCTCTCCAAATGTTGTTATCTACACTACTTTGATTGATGGGTGTTGTAAGATAGGCGATATTGAGCGGGCCAAGGAGTTGTTTCATGAAATGGGAGAGCTTGGTTTGGTCGCTAATCAGTACACTTACACGGTGTTGATTAATGGGTTTTTCAAGAAAGGTTTGAACAAGGAGGGGTTTGAGCTGTATGAAGAAATGGGGCGCAACGGGGTTTTTCCtactatttttacttataattgtataatttatgaGTATTGTAATGATGGTAGAACAACTAGAGCCTTTGACCTGCTTGATGAAATGCGCGAAAGAGGGGTGGTTTGTGATGTTGTTACATACAACACTCTAATTGGTGGCTTGTGTCGAGAGATGAGGGTTTGGGAAGCTGAGAAGTTGGTGGATCAAATGAAGAGAGTTGGTATAAGTCCAAATTTAATTACGTATAATATGCTGATGGATGGCTTTTGTAATATTGGAAAGTTGGAGAAGGCCTCAAATTTATTTGATCGGTTGAAGTCAATTGGCCAATGTCCAACTCTAGTTACTTACAATGTTCTAATTGCGGGTTTTTGTCGAGTTGGGAATTCAGTACAAGCTTCTGATTTGATAAGGGAGATGGAGGAGAGAGGGATTTCTCCTTCGAAAGTGACATATACAATCCTGATTGATGCCTCTGTTCGATCAGGTGACATGGAAAAAGCATTTCGTATATATTATTCCATGGAGAGGGCAGGTTTGGTTCCAGATGTTTATACATTTGCTGTATTAATACATGGTTTATGCATAAAGGGTAACATGAAGGAAGCCTCAAAGCTGTTTGAGTCCATGAGTAAGATGCATTTAGAGCCAAACGATGTGATATATAATACATTGATTCTTGGGTACTGCAAAGAGGGTAGCTCTTACAGGGCATTGAGGTTGCTTCAAGAAATGGGTCAGAATGGACTGGTTCCAAATGTAGCCTCCTACAGTTCAACCATTGGAGTTCTTTGTAAGGATGGGAAGTGGACAGAGGCTGAAATTCTAATTAAATCAATGACAGAGTCAGGTTTAAAACCATCGATTTCAGTCTACAATATGATTTCTCAAGCCAAAAATAACTCATGA